A DNA window from Eikenella exigua contains the following coding sequences:
- the nrdR gene encoding transcriptional regulator NrdR, whose amino-acid sequence MKCPFCHHNNTQVIDSRLLEEQNSIRRRRRCAACDRRFSTYETVELRMPQIIKNNGERVMFDPLKLQTSLQRALHKRPISAEAIEHTVHEIEECLYKTGSKEVPSRLIGELVMERLAKLDQVAYVRFASVYKSFKDVAEFTRTVAGLERTDHS is encoded by the coding sequence ATGAAATGCCCCTTCTGTCACCATAACAACACCCAAGTAATCGACTCCCGCCTGCTGGAAGAGCAAAACAGCATTCGCCGCCGCCGCCGCTGCGCTGCCTGCGATCGCCGCTTCAGCACCTACGAAACCGTAGAGCTGCGGATGCCGCAGATTATCAAGAACAACGGCGAGCGCGTTATGTTCGATCCGCTCAAACTGCAAACCAGCCTGCAACGCGCCCTGCACAAACGCCCTATTTCTGCCGAAGCCATCGAACACACCGTGCACGAAATCGAAGAGTGCCTGTATAAAACCGGCAGCAAAGAAGTGCCCTCCCGCCTGATTGGCGAATTAGTGATGGAACGGCTTGCCAAGCTCGACCAAGTGGCCTATGTGCGCTTTGCCTCCGTGTATAAAAGCTTTAAAGACGTGGCCGAATTTACCCGCACCGTGGCCGGGCTGGAACGCACCGACCATTCCTAG
- a CDS encoding TatD family hydrolase: MLTDTHCHLADSALAGRLPEITAAAQAAGVRRFIVPAVTEADFDAVCQLHAPPTYYGALGLHPWFAESFQPGLISRIAECLQAQPGLLVGEIGLDYYGDRKHTRAAQTATLLAQLDLAQQFSRPVLLHHVRAAADVVAALKHSGFRSGGIAHAFSGSLEEARAFIHCGLLLGIGTLVLNPNARKVCTAAAALPLEHLVLETDSPFMQIASAGENTPANVWQVAETVAALRGISTQEVAAATEQNVNRLLSFS; this comes from the coding sequence ATGCTCACCGACACCCACTGCCACCTCGCCGACTCCGCGCTTGCCGGCCGGCTACCTGAAATCACCGCTGCTGCCCAAGCCGCAGGGGTGCGGCGTTTTATTGTGCCAGCGGTAACCGAAGCGGATTTCGATGCCGTCTGCCAGCTGCATGCCCCGCCAACATATTATGGCGCGCTTGGCCTGCACCCGTGGTTTGCCGAAAGCTTCCAGCCCGGCTTAATCAGCCGCATCGCCGAATGCCTGCAAGCACAGCCGGGGCTGCTGGTGGGCGAAATCGGGCTGGATTATTACGGTGATCGCAAGCACACCCGTGCCGCGCAAACTGCCACCCTGCTCGCCCAGCTCGACTTAGCACAGCAATTTAGCCGCCCCGTGCTGCTACACCATGTACGCGCGGCTGCCGATGTGGTTGCTGCGCTTAAGCACAGCGGTTTCCGCAGCGGCGGCATTGCCCATGCGTTTTCAGGTAGCCTCGAAGAAGCCCGTGCCTTTATCCATTGCGGCCTGCTTCTCGGCATCGGCACACTGGTGCTCAACCCGAATGCCCGCAAAGTGTGTACCGCTGCCGCAGCGCTACCGCTGGAACACTTGGTGCTGGAAACCGATAGCCCGTTTATGCAAATAGCTAGTGCAGGAGAAAACACGCCCGCCAATGTGTGGCAGGTGGCAGAAACCGTAGCAGCCTTACGCGGCATCAGCACCCAAGAGGTAGCTGCAGCCACCGAGCAAAATGTGAACCGTCTGCTGTCTTTCTCTTAA